In Nitrospinota bacterium, the DNA window CGGGTGCTGATTTGTATGACCCCACCATCATCTATGGCATCGGTTGCGTTTTCAAAAAGATTGATGAAGACTCTGCGAATCTGTTCAGGGTCGATATGGGCAGCTCCAAGGTTTGGGTCAAAACTCTTTTTAATCGTTAAATTTTTATCATGTTCCGAATAGGAAATAAGAATATCGTCAATAATTTTGTGCAGTTCCGTGGGCCTGGGATTAGGAGTGGGCATTCTTGAAAACCGGAGAAACTCATTCAACAATTCTTTCATTCCCTCAACTTCCTGAGATATGATGTTAATACTTTCATCGAATACCCGGGCAAAATCTTCTTTGTTTTCATGATACTTCTTTTTTAACCTTTGAGTGTTTAACTGTATAGGAGTAAGGGGATTTTTAATTTCATGGGCAATTCCCTGCGCAACTTCTTTCCATGCGGCTATCTTCTGGGTTTTTATGAGATGGGTCAGGTCTTCAAAGACGATTACCAGTCCACGATATTTTTGGGAAGATCCGCGAAGTACTTGGATATTCACGAGAAGAGTGAGGTTGTTTTCTCCCACTCGTAGATCAATTTGTTCTTCTATGGCTTCTTTGTTCTGACTAAACATCCGGTGTACGAGTTTTCTTATAGCCTGGTGACATGAAAAGTCGAGGGCATCATGATAACTGGATCCGAAAATTTGTTCGTTTCTTAGGTGGAGAATTTTTTCAGCCGCTTTATTAAAGGTCGTAATATGTCCTTTTTTATCAATTGAAACAACTCCAGCGCCGATACTGTCCAGAATGGTTTCTATATAATTCCTTCTCCGGTCCAATTCGATATTTGTCTTGGTTAGGTCTTCATGCGCATGTTGAATATTCAGCCGGCTTTCGTTTAGTTCCTGTGTCATCGTGTTGAAAGAGTCAACAAGGATAGCTATTTCATCGGTGGCCCTTGCACCAATCTTGAAATCCAGGTCTCCTTCTGTAATACGTCGTGTTCCCTCTGCTAACTGCTGAATCGGCACAGTGATGCCCCTTGCCATATAAAACCCAAGCCAGATGGCAGAAAACAGGATCAACAAGGTAATTAAGATGAATGTTGTGTAGTAATTTGCGCTGACAGGAATCTTAAGAAAACTTTGTTGCTGATAGTCCTCGAAAGTATTACGGATGGTTTCAATTTTTCTTAGCGAACTTTTTGATACAGGGTTTAGTGTAAGTATGTAACCCCATATGGAAATTTTACCTTCAAGGGTCTCAGTGAGTGGAACGACAACAATCATCAGACTTCCCTCCTGGGTCTTTTGTATCTCTGTCACTCCTTCGCCATCCAGGCTTTTTTTAATAATTTCTGAAAAGTTTAATGGATTATTGGAAGGCAATTTAGATGCGTCCAACTCTTGAACTATTGGTTTTAATTCATTGTCATAAATGAGAATTCCAGCAAGATCATATTCAGCTACCTTTTCCTGGGCCAGGGTATGCAACCGGTTCCGTTTCAGCTTTAAATAGAGTTCTTCGCTATTGATAAAACGCTCAATATTTTTAGCTTTTGTGAGAGCTTTCTTTTCAAGGTCTGAGTAATAACTTCTGGCAATATCCATGGAATATTCCAGAGTCTGCTCGATTTGCAAATTGAACCAATTCCCAATACTGAAAGTGAATAATTTACTGGCAACAGTGAAAAGGAGTATTGAAGGAACCAATGCCAGAATCAAGAAGGCGATAATTAGTTTCGTTTGAAACTTTGAACCGATAATTTTACTTTTGCGTTCATTATATAATTTAACCAGATTGCGCGTGATCAAAATGATCAATGCAAAAATCAATATTAGAATAATGTTGAATACCGCTAAAACCGCAATGTTGTTACCAATCGATGAAGTAGACTGGGCTTGGAGAAAATAGTTCTCCAAAAATGTCATGCCTATTAGAGCTATGAAAACGGCCAAAGCCGTCACTGATGTACGTTTCCGTTTATCACGCAAAAACTTTTCAGTGGGTGGGATATATTCTGAAGTCTTGTGGATGGGAGGGTCGGATGGCATAAAGGCTACCGGGCTATTAATTTGTTTTTAAAAACAATAGTTTAACATACAACCATCATAAAAAGTCTTTGGTTTTTGTTCCCTGGAAGCTGTAGGCCCAGGAATTGGAATTCAGGATAAGGATGGAAAATTCAAAGAATTTTAATGTGGGGATAAAATACTTTGATTATACGAGTTGTGTATACAGAATCCTTTGAAACATGAAAAAACCTTGTCATTATTTCCAAAAAAGGATTAAAATCAATATGTTACCCTAAAAATTACTGAAACTTGCATTAAGCTGGTTGCCGAATAATTGTAGTCTCAAATATAAACCTGTGCGTTCAATATTAAGGTGGAAAATTTGAATACATTAGAAAGTTTTGCCAGCCAGGTAGGAGATGCCGAATTTAATGAGGATAGCCTTCTATCTCTGACTAATAACCTGAAATTGTTATTTAATAGCGAAGAGGCAACACTTTTTGCGCTTGATGAAGCTAGGCGTGAACTGTTCACTAAAAATTTTCATAGAGAAGGTTTCCCTGAAATTCGACTGAATATATCTGTTAAAAATATAGCTGGTTTTGTGGCGGCTACAGGAAAACCGATAAATATAAAGAATGTGAAAGATAGCCAGGAGCTTTCTCAATATCACCCAAAACTTACCTATGACTCCAGTTGGGATAAAAAATTAAACAAGGATACTACCTCTATGATTGTGGTACCGCTTCCATTTAACAAAAAACTTGTGGGAGTGATGGAGATTATCAATAAAGAAGGTGGATTTAGCCAGGAAGATTTTTTTAAGGCTAAAGCCATTGCTCCCATTATGGGCATGGCTATTGCTAAATTGAAGGAAAAAGAGGATGGTGCTTCGAATGGAACTGTGCAGGAGCGTCAGCTTCATGTTCTCTCGCAAATGATTCACTCCTCAGAAAACTTTGATAGTCTGTTAAAGCGATTGAAAGAACCCCTGTTGAAGTACTTCGGTGCAGAGGCGGTTACGATTTATGGGGTGGATGAAAACCGGAAAGAAATTTACTCAAAGGTAACTTATGGAAATAAGCTTGGAAAGATTAGAGTTCCAATATCCTCAAACAGTGTTGCCGGTTACGTAGCGATGATCAAAAAAACTGTAAATATTCAGGATCTCAAGGATATTGGAAAAGTGAGAGCTCTACATCCCAAACTGGTGTTTGATGATTCTTGGGAGAAGATAGCAGGTATCTCTACAAGATCCATGTTGACTATGCCTTTGCTTCATGGGGAAAATTTAATGGGTGTCCTGCAATTGATCAATAAGAAAAATATGACGTCATTT includes these proteins:
- a CDS encoding HAMP domain-containing protein, encoding MPSDPPIHKTSEYIPPTEKFLRDKRKRTSVTALAVFIALIGMTFLENYFLQAQSTSSIGNNIAVLAVFNIILILIFALIILITRNLVKLYNERKSKIIGSKFQTKLIIAFLILALVPSILLFTVASKLFTFSIGNWFNLQIEQTLEYSMDIARSYYSDLEKKALTKAKNIERFINSEELYLKLKRNRLHTLAQEKVAEYDLAGILIYDNELKPIVQELDASKLPSNNPLNFSEIIKKSLDGEGVTEIQKTQEGSLMIVVVPLTETLEGKISIWGYILTLNPVSKSSLRKIETIRNTFEDYQQQSFLKIPVSANYYTTFILITLLILFSAIWLGFYMARGITVPIQQLAEGTRRITEGDLDFKIGARATDEIAILVDSFNTMTQELNESRLNIQHAHEDLTKTNIELDRRRNYIETILDSIGAGVVSIDKKGHITTFNKAAEKILHLRNEQIFGSSYHDALDFSCHQAIRKLVHRMFSQNKEAIEEQIDLRVGENNLTLLVNIQVLRGSSQKYRGLVIVFEDLTHLIKTQKIAAWKEVAQGIAHEIKNPLTPIQLNTQRLKKKYHENKEDFARVFDESINIISQEVEGMKELLNEFLRFSRMPTPNPRPTELHKIIDDILISYSEHDKNLTIKKSFDPNLGAAHIDPEQIRRVFINLFENATDAIDDGGVIQISTRVMQKEKILRIEFSDDGSGISPADRDKLFLPHFTTKKRGTGLGLAIVNRIIIDHNGSIQVKDNHPKGTIFVIDLPYSPLVLESKNSRAHSSHQTTLS
- a CDS encoding GAF domain-containing protein, whose amino-acid sequence is MNTLESFASQVGDAEFNEDSLLSLTNNLKLLFNSEEATLFALDEARRELFTKNFHREGFPEIRLNISVKNIAGFVAATGKPINIKNVKDSQELSQYHPKLTYDSSWDKKLNKDTTSMIVVPLPFNKKLVGVMEIINKEGGFSQEDFFKAKAIAPIMGMAIAKLKEKEDGASNGTVQERQLHVLSQMIHSSENFDSLLKRLKEPLLKYFGAEAVTIYGVDENRKEIYSKVTYGNKLGKIRVPISSNSVAGYVAMIKKTVNIQDLKDIGKVRALHPKLVFDDSWEKIAGISTRSMLTMPLLHGENLMGVLQLINKKNMTSFSIQDEKNGFLIGQALGLALYNQKKNSPPEVKKGDEVKPDSISSLASASKTSATTSLHDSANIQVQREEDETNILVRILKDGSRLVYQQIDPPQEVIKLIREVANIDLDAHPLRKNND